In the genome of bacterium, one region contains:
- a CDS encoding Na/Pi symporter yields the protein MKKVFDNTYTRVVLFLFFLYLFFVSIEMMSTAFKLFGHGFAQKLMTTTANPIVGLLIGLATTSLVQSSSSVTSIIVGLVAGGTLSIRHAVPMVMGANIGTTVTNMIVSMGHIGRKQEFEKAIAGATVHDFFNVLAVIVFLPLEAMFHIIEKTATALEVAFKSSGGLTFISPLKAIVGPVEHLLSKSIISLVSSPPWLRSVVLLVFALLMLFLALHQMVTLMKKLMIGKIENLIHAYLFKSPLRSLMLGLALTSVIQSSSATTSLIVPLAGAGILTVEEIFPYVLGANIGTTVTTILASLVTKSPAAIIVAFSHLTFNIMGTILFYPLRIIPITLAKNYAKFLAKYRYLAPILLIVLFFILPLTLIFLINGGF from the coding sequence ATGAAAAAAGTTTTTGATAACACCTATACCAGAGTGGTGCTATTTCTGTTCTTCCTTTACCTGTTCTTTGTCAGCATTGAAATGATGAGCACTGCTTTTAAACTGTTCGGCCACGGATTTGCACAAAAACTAATGACTACCACAGCAAATCCTATAGTCGGGCTTTTAATCGGCCTGGCAACAACATCTCTTGTGCAGAGCTCATCAAGTGTAACATCAATTATTGTAGGGCTTGTAGCAGGCGGGACTCTGTCTATCAGGCACGCTGTTCCAATGGTGATGGGCGCAAATATTGGTACAACAGTTACCAATATGATTGTATCCATGGGCCATATAGGAAGAAAACAGGAATTTGAAAAAGCCATTGCCGGTGCAACTGTTCACGATTTCTTTAATGTTCTTGCTGTGATTGTTTTCCTGCCGCTTGAAGCTATGTTTCATATTATTGAAAAAACAGCCACTGCCCTTGAAGTTGCTTTTAAATCATCGGGTGGGCTTACCTTTATTAGCCCTCTGAAAGCAATTGTCGGGCCTGTTGAACACCTGTTAAGCAAATCTATTATCTCTCTTGTAAGTTCTCCCCCGTGGCTGCGGTCTGTTGTTCTTCTTGTGTTTGCACTTCTCATGCTGTTTCTTGCTCTTCATCAGATGGTAACACTTATGAAAAAACTGATGATAGGAAAAATTGAAAACCTTATTCATGCATATTTGTTCAAATCTCCTTTAAGAAGTCTGATGCTCGGACTTGCGCTTACATCAGTGATTCAGAGCAGTTCCGCAACAACTTCTCTGATTGTTCCTCTTGCAGGAGCAGGGATATTGACCGTAGAGGAAATATTCCCATATGTACTGGGAGCAAACATTGGTACAACCGTAACAACAATTCTGGCATCTCTTGTAACAAAAAGCCCTGCTGCAATAATTGTAGCTTTCAGCCATCTCACTTTTAATATCATGGGTACAATTTTGTTTTACCCCTTAAGGATCATCCCCATAACCCTGGCAAAAAATTATGCCAAATTTCTTGCAAAATACAGATACCTTGCACCGATACTTTTAATCGTGCTGTTTTTTATATTACCATTAACACTTATATTCCTTATTAACGGAGGATTTTAA